Part of the Bacillus sp. N1-1 genome, ATCAAAGGCGCTTCAAAAACAGCAGGAAAGACTCGCGGATACGAACTTTGATTTATTGGATAAAAAAGAAGAGCTTGAAGCAGCTTTAGTGAAAGTGAAAAAGCTTTCTAGCCCCTTCCTCCCCATTTCAGCGTCACTCGGCATTATTCCATTGTTTGGCGAGCTTGAGGAAAATCTTTTTCGAGTTAATGAGCATCAGCTGTTACAAACGCTTCAGAATGGCGATTATGAACGTGTGATTCTAGATTTTAGTGGGATTGGTGAAGTACACGCCAGTGGTGTGCTTGCGTTGCTTTCGTTTTGTAGTATGCTCGAAGTTGTGGGGGTTTCTCCGATTTTATGTGGGATAAAACCGACTCATGCCCGACATCTAGCGAATCACGATTTTGTGTTAAACCAACATTTTGATATCACGGGAAATTTAAAAAACGCCGTTCGCTATTATTTAAATGACTCTTTCATGTAAAAGACCAGTGATGAGATCACTGGTCTTTAATAATATCATTTCCGTTATAAATATCTTGCTATAAAGCCAAGTATAACAAGACCGATAAAAATGCCCCAGATGATTTTTCCACCACCAGAAGGTCCAGTTCGGATTTTTCTTCGCTGCCATCGATTTGGCTTAAAGCGAATTTCTCCACTATCGGCTGTTCTCCTTACGCGAACGATCCCTCGGTTAATAAAAGGCTTCGCACCAATTAAAAGAATAGGTGCAAGTGCCGCTCCTCCAATGAAGCCAAAGAGGTGTCCAAGAATATTAATATTTGGACTAATAAACGTCATGACAAGTCCAATTCCAAGGATCATAAGTATGAGTTGGGAATTTGCCTGGTCTATTAATTCTTTACGATAGAAAGCCATGTAAAAATAGATGCCGAACAATCCAAAAATAGCACCTGAGGCACCGACATGACTAAAGTTACTATCCTGCAAATAGAATGTAGCGATGTTCGCAATAATTCCAGCCCCAAAATAGCCAATCAAGAACTTTGCTTTTCCGAGCATTTGCTCGAGAGCGGGTCCAAAGAGGTAAAGTGAAAAGGAATTAAAGAGGACGTGGGCAAATCCACCATGCAGGAAGATTGGAGTGATAAGTCTCCAGTATTCTCCTAGTTCGATCGCCCTGTTGTAACCTACCCCTAACCTAAGTATTGAGAACATTCCAAACAGGTTTACTAGAACGAAGAGGAGGATATGTATACCAATAAGTATGGAGATGATAGGATAATAACGAATAAATGAGCGAAAATCTTCATTTCGCACGAACATATGTCGACCACCTTTCTTAGGAACCAAAGTGTAAATGTTAGAATTGACTGCTCGTTTTATATAAAATTGAAATGGGTATTTCTTATAAGTTTAGCATAGCAAAAGGAAAAATCACTATTGAAAACACTATGCTAACTTTTAATGATTTAGTACGAAGGGGTTTTATCATGATTAAAGGTATTGGGATTGATATGATTGAGCTTGATCGAATAAAAAAAGCCATTCAACGAAATGCTTCGTTTGCAAAGCGCATTCTAACAGAAAGTGAATTAAGTACTTATTACTTACTTACTGGACATCGAAGTGTTGAATTTTTGGCTAGCCGTTTTGCTGCAAAAGAAGCATACGCAAAAGCAAGAGGAACTGGTATCGGGAAACTGAGCTGGCAAGATATTTGTGTACAGAAATCAACTGAAGGCGCTCCCTATATCGAAACAAAAGAGGAAAATGAGATCGTACATATTTCTATTTCACATACAAAGCAACATGCTGTTGCACAGATCATTATTGAGTGCTCGTCAAGCTAGTCTGCATATGATGGAGACTTGCCTCATATAATTTACCACGGTCAGGAGGGACCTGTTGTGAGAATCGTATCCGGAGAAGAAATGTATGAAGCGGACCGGTTTGCCATGGAGGAGATTGGAATAGCTGGTGCCATGTTAATGGAAAACGCAGGGAAATCTCTATTTGAAGCGATGAAAAGCAAACTTCATAAGAATGAGCGTATAGCGCTGTTAATCGGCACAGGGAATAATGGAGGCGACGGTTTTGTACTTGGAAGGTATTTGAAAGAGCATGGGTATGATGTTGATCTTTGGTTAATTCCCCCATATTCAAAAGTAAAGGGAGATGCTAAAACCCATCTAGATATCTTTCAAAATCTGACCTACACGTGGAAACCGTATGAAGATGGCAAAGCATTTGTAGAATCACTTCCCGAGTATGGTATTATCATTGATTGCTTACTAGGACTCGGTTTATCTGGGGCTGTTCGTCAACCATATGATGATGTCATTAGGCAAGTGAATCAAACTCATGCGACGGTTTTGTCAGTCGATCTTCCAAGTGGTATACAGGCAAATGGTGGCTACAAAGAGGAGTGCGAGCCTATTCGTGCTGATTTTACGTATACTATTCAATGCCCGAAGCTTGGAGCCTTTCTTTACCCTGATGCTGAATTTTATGGAGAAATGGAGATAGTTGATATCGGTCTTCCACAAGCCGCTTTCTCATCATGCGATAGAGCACTCTGGCAAAAATCAGACGTACATCGCACGCTTTCTGATCGATCGGCATCCTCTCATAAAGGAAGCCATGGAAAAGGTCTGGTAATTGGCGGATCAAGAGGAATGGTTGGCGCACCAATTATGACAGCAAAAGCAGCCTATCGAAGCGGAGCCGGGTTAATACAAGTTTCTGTTCCAGAGGAAATCCTGTCGATGACAGCTGGTGCCGTAGTTGAAACGATTTTTCAAGGGTACCCATCTCGTAATGGATTTTTCTCTGGTGAGGTGTCCGAGGATCTCGCTCCTTTTGACGGCATTGCGGTTGGTCCAGGTCTTGGAAGACAACCAGGATGCAAACAAATCGTTGAAACGATGTTAGCGACAGATTCGCTCCTCATTTTGGACGCAGATGCCTTGTACCACTTAGCTGAGTTGAAAGAGCGCCTTAAGGCAAGAGAAGCACCAACTGTTTTGACACCGCATCCTGGTGAGATGGCGAGGTTAACGGGGCTGTCGATCAAGGAAGTGCAAAGGAAGCGATTCGACATCTCGCGAGCGTTTGCTAAAGAGTTCGGTGTTTATCTTGTTTTGAAAGGCCCTTATACGATTGTAACTGCTCCTGATGGAAGTCAGTACGTGAATACAACAGGTAATCCTGCACTTGCTAAGGGAGGATCTGGTGACGTTTTAACTGGCATGATTCTTGCCTTTGTCATGCACAGCACGTCTCTTCAAGAGGGGATAAGCAATGCCGTGTATTTACACGGTCAATCAGCAGATACTCTGGTGCAAACAGCTCATTCTACTCTTGATGTACTGGCAACTGACGTCATTGCTACAATACCAACCGTTCTGCATTCATTTCTCGAGCAACACCACGGATAGGTTTTTCACCATACAGGAACCTCCTTTGTCGTTTTAAATGAGGCAAAGGAGTTGGGGATAGAGTGAAAAAGTTCGGTGCAGTTTTATTAATTGGGATATTGATTGCGGTGCTTGCAGGTTGCGGACAAAAAAGTCAGGAAGACGTTGTGAATGCCCTTGATAAGAAATTGAACGAAATGGAAGGGTATAAAGTTAACGCTAAAATGACGCTTGAAACGGGAGAAGAACCACAGCGTTACGATGTAGAGATCTGGTACCAAAAGCCATCTTATTATCGAGTTGAATTGAAAAACGAATCAAAAGAGCAAAGTCAAATCATCTTGCGAAATGATGAAGGAGTCTTTGTTCTCACCCCAGCATTGAATAAAAGTTTTCGATTCCAAAGTGATTGGCCTGAAAATGGTAGCCAGGCCTATCTGTATAATACGCTCGTGCAGGATATTTTAAATGATTCAGGAGCTCAATTTGAAGCTAAGGAAAATGATTATGTTTTTACAACGAAAACGAATTACCAAAACAAGAACTTATCGACCCAATCGATTCAATTAAATAAAAAGGACCTTGCACCAGAAAAAGTAACCATTATGAATCAAGATCAAAAGCCCCTTGTTGATATTGAATTTTCGGATATGAAATTCAATGCTTCTTTTGATAAAGGCGCTTTTGATATGGAGCGAAACATGACTGCAGCTCAACTAGAAGTGCCGGTGCTTGCGACTACGAATGAGCCTTTTGAAGTCGTGTATCCAATGTATGAGCCGCAAGGAACTGGTTTAACTGATGAGAAAGAAGTGGCAACCAACAAAGTGATGCTAAGTTTTACGGGAGAAAAATCTTTCACTTTAATAGAAGAGAAAAGTGAGGCTGCCGTTGAAACGAGTGCTCCTGTCAATGTAAGTGACGGGCAACCCATTGATTTAGGTTTTACGATGGGAGTTATGACTGATACGACTGTCTCCTGGCATCACAATGGAGTTGATTTCTTCCTTGCGTCAGATGATTTATCTCAAGAAGAAATGGCTGCCGTAGCAAGGTCTGTGTACGGCATGACAGAAATTAAATAATACTTCAAAGAGGTTCAGCTATGACAAATGGCTGGACCTTTTTTGGAAATAAGAGATACCGAACCCACCACACTTGAGATTCGCCTTAAGCTAGTCGGGGATAAACAAGACGCTTGCGCTTTTCTTAAAATCTCCTAAAATAGAGGGCAGAGTGTATTGTTGTGGGAGGAAGTTGGAATGGACAATCAAGTGTTTTATCGCGGGACCTGGGCTGAGGTAGATCTCGATGCTATCGAACAGAATGTAAAGTCTTATAAACGATATGTATCGGATGAAGTTGGGATTATGGCTGTAGTGAAAGCCAATGGATATGGACACGGGGCGGTTGCAGTTGCCGAGAAGGCTTTACACGCTGGGGCTGAATATTTAGCGGTAGCGATTTTAGATGAAGCGATTGCTCTACGAGAAGCAGGCATTCAATCTCCTATTCTTGTATTGGGATGGGTGCCGCCTATTTATGCTAAAGTAGCGGCTATGAATGAGATCACCCTTACTGTTTTTCAAGAAAAATGGTTAGAGGAAGCTTTTGGAGTATTGGACGGAATGATACTGAACGTTCATCTAAAAATAGACACTGGTATGGGACGACTTGGAATAAAGGAAAAAAAGGAAGCCAAGCAAATCATCGAGTGTTTGAATACCTATGCTTCATTTCATATAGAAGGCTTTTATACGCATTTTGCAACAGCAGATGAGCCTAGTAATTCGTTTATTGAAACGCAGATAGAGAAATTTGAAGACATCACTTCCTTTCTTAAGGAGAATGGTTTGCAACCGAAGTGGATCCATCTTGGAAATAGCGCTGGATCGTTACGTGTTCCCGAACGGATTGGGAATCTTATTCGTCTAGGCATTTCGATGTATGGGCTAAGTCCATCTCAAGAAATGAAGCCAATACTACCTTTTGCATTAAAGCCTGCTTTTTGCCTCTATAGTCAGCTTGTGCACGTAAAGAAAATGAGGGCTGGAGAACCGATTAGCTATGGCTCTACGTATCACGCAGCTGAAGGTGAATGGATTGGAACGATTCCGATTGGATATGCTGATGGATGGATACGCAAGCTAGGTAAAGCGTATGTGCTCGTAAACGGTGAGCGTGCTCCGATCGTTGGACGTATTTGTATGGATCAATTCATGGTTCGCTTACCTTCGCAAGTAGAGATTGGTACGAAAGTGACGCTGATAGGAACAGAGGGCGCAGAAGAAATTACAATAGATGACATTGCTGAGCGACTTGAGACGATAAACTATGAAATTCCTTGTATGATCGGACCGCGTGTTCCGAGACTTTTTCGTGAAAATGGAGAAAAAAAAGGCGTAATGAATACAATTTTAAAAAAATAGTAAAATAAAAGAAGGATTTTGCAAGAATATGATGAAATAGTCTTGTGGAAAGTTGTTTTGCAATGCGCCGCGCGCAATGGTAAGATTAATGGTGGAATACAATATGAGTAGCAGTGCTTCGGAGGTGTATGTTTGTGTCAGAGGCAAACAAAAAATCGATTGTTGTAACTCTCCCACAACATATTTTAAATGAGGTGGATGGTATTATTCAACAGGAACAGCTTGATCGTAACGAGTTCATATCACAGGCCACGACAATGTATATTCGCGAACGAAAGAAGCGACAAATTCGTGACGCCATGCGCCAGGGATACATGGAGATGGCTAAGATTAATTTGAACCTTGCAGCAGAAGCCTTTCTTGTTGAGGAGGAAGCAGAGCACACCGTGGACCGCTTAGTAAGCGGGGTGTAATGGCTTGATTGTCAAACGAGGTGATGTGTATTTTGCTGACCTTTCTCCTGTTGTAGGTTCTGAACAAGGTGGCGTAAGACCCGTCTTGATTATTCAGAACGACATTGGGAATCGTTTTAGTCCTACTGTCATTGTTGCTGCAATCACTGCGCAAATTCAGAAAGCAAAGCTTCCCACACATGTCGAAATCGATGCGAAGCGCTATGGATTTGAACGTGATTCGGTTATACTGCTAGAACAAATCCGTACTATTGATAAACAGCGTCTAACTGATAAAATCACTCACCTTGATGAGGGTATGATGCAAAGGGTACAAGAAGCTTTGCAAATCAGCCTTGGACTTATTGATTTTTGAAAACGTATAATACCAAGCGAAGCTGCTCCTATGAGCAGTTTTTTTTATATCAATCCATTCAAACGCAAGTTAATTATGGTGAATATGGAACAGATTGGTCCCTTCTATTTCCGAACATTTAGTGTGGCCGACAGCAGGGAATTTTCTAGTTATGTCGAAAAGTGTGTTAAGATGAAAATGATGTAATGTGCTAAGACTAGGAAAGCATAATTATTGCGAGACGTTCCTTGCAATGAGAAGATAAATGAATGTAGAAAGATCGTAGGGAGGAGCAAGATGGACAAGTTAGTCATACAATTATTGAATGAAAGTCGTGAACGAATCTACACCAGATGGATGGATGAGATGGAGAGGGTTCGTGATGAGCATCGGCTACAATCAATAACGGATACAGCCTATGAAGAAACGAACAAAGAGCTTTTTGAAATCATTTATACGCATATAGAGCAAAATGTTCATAAGCCAACAGATCGAATGACAGGGTTTGCTGAACATCTAATGAAGATTGGATGGAGACTTAGCTATATAACGCAAGGTTTGCAAAACTTCCGTCGAATTATTTTAGCAGTTCTACTAGATGCGAATCAATCTAATGAAAAAGTATACAGTATGTATGATGAAATTGATCGTTGGATTGACCCTATCGTGAACCAGCTGATTAATGAAAGTGCAAAGAACTGGGAAAACACCGTTTCAATTCAAAAGGTTGCTCTTCAAGAATTGTCGGCACCGCTCATTCCAGTATTTGAGAATATTAGTGTCATGCCACTGATCGGAACCATTGATACTGAGAGAGCCAAGCTGATCATGGAGAATTTGTTAACCGGTGTAATTAAACATCGATCACAAGTGGTCCTTATTGATATTACTGGAGTTCCTGTAGTCGATACAATGGTTGCTCATCATATTATACAGGCAGCTGAAGCAGTTCGTCTCGTTGGGGCGCAGTGTATTCTAGTTGGAATTAGGCCGGAGATTGCTCAAACAATCGTTAACCTGGGGATCGATCTTGGTCAATTCCCTACGAAAAGCACATTATTTAAAGGCATGAAAACTGCATTAGAAATGACAAAACGCAAAATGATTGAGATTGAGTAAGGGGGAAGACAATGCGAATTCCTATATTAAAACTGAATCAATATTTACTAATTACAATTCAAGTTGATCTCGATGACAAAACAGCACTTCAATTTCAGGAGGATTTGCTCGAGAAGATTCATGAAACAGGAGCAAAAGGCGTTGTAATTGATTTAACATCTGTCGATATGATTGACTCCTTCATTGCTAAAGTTTTAGGCGATGTGGTGCGCATGTCAAATTTAATGGGGGCAAAAGTAGTGCTCACAGGAATCCAACCTGCTGTTGCTATTACGCTAATTGATTTAGGTATTATGATGAAAAACGTCCCGACTGCATTAGATTTAGAACAGGGGTTAGAGAAATTACAACAGGAATTGGGGGGATAAGTTATGAATATCCAATCCTGTGTGGAAGTACGAAATGAGTGGGATATCGTGAAAGCGAGGCAGTCTGGTAGGAATATTGCTAAAGAACTTGGCTTCGGTACGGTCGATCAAGCTCGCATTACAACTGCTATTTCTGAACTCGCGCGTAACATATACCTCTATGCTGGAAGTGGCGAAGTAGCCATTGAACGTGTAGAAAACGGTGGAAAATTTGGTCTTAAAATTGAAGCATCCGACTCGGGCCCAGGAATTAAAGACATTAGAAAAGTAATGGAAGATGGTTTTACAACCTCTGGTGGTCTTGGAGCTGGTTTACCTGGTGTTAAACGATTGATGGATGAGTTTACAATTGATTCGAAAGAGAACGAAGGTACAGTTATCACTTCTATTAAATGGCTCCGTTAAGGAGGATCGAGCATAATGGACGACCGAGATCTTCAATATCAAAAGTATAAAGCAATATTAGAAAACTATTTAGAAGAGCAATCTGAGCAAACCTTATATAAGGGACAGCAGTTTAGTCGGAAGATGATTGAACAAAAGATCTCCCCTGAAGAAGCAGTCAGTCTCCACGTAAGTGTTCTAGAGGAACTATTTCCTGATATTCCTGAGCCGCTTAAAAACTCGTATGATTTTTTGCTTGAAATGATGATTGGGTACGGATTTGCCTATCGAGAGCATCAAAGTCTTCGTAGTCGACAGCAGCAGTTGGAATCTGAAATTGAAATTGCTGCAAATATGCAACAAACGTTACTAGCGGGCGATAAACCGGAGGTACCGAATCTTGATATTGGTGCCATTAGTAAACCCGCCCAGAAAATGAGCGGGGATTACTATCATTTTGTTCAAGACGAAAATGATTGTGTTAGTGTAGCGATTGCAGATGTAATTGGAAAAGGTATTCCTGCTGCACTTTGTATGAGTATGATTAAGTACACAATGGATAGCGCACCAGAGCAGCGAATGCAGCCTGGAGCTGTTCTTGAGAACCTTAACCGCGTAGTGGAACAAAATGTTGATCCTAATATGTTTATTACGATGTTTTATGGATTATATGATCCGAGGGTGCATTCATTTTATTACGCTGGAGCCGGTCATGAGCCGGGCTTTTTTTACGATGCGGAAAAGGATGAATTTGAAGAGCTCTTTACGAGAGGACTTGTTCTTGGTGTTTCAAAGAAAACATCATATCAAGAATACCAGCGAGTACTTAATGGAAATGATATGGTTATCATGCTTTCTGACGGTGTTACCGAATGCCGTTCGACCAATGGTTTTATTGAACGCGATGAAATCGTAGCGTTGATTCGTAAATATATTCACCTCTCAGCACAAGAAATTGTGGAAGAGGTTTACCGAGAACTTGAGCGTCTGCAGGAGTTTGAACTCAGAGATGATTTCACCCTTGTTATTTTAAGACGTGAGGTTTAACTTCTTTCTAAAAGTGGAATAAGGAATTAATGACTTTAACTAATAATTAGAAGCAACCTAACAGGGGGTAATGTTATGAATTTACAGATCAAACAAGAAGATCATGAGAATACACATCATTTACATATAGGTGGAGAGATTGACGCTTACACGGCGCCACAGTTAAGAGAGGCTTTACTTCCGCTAACTGGAAAAGAAGGTCATGAGACGCTCGTTCATCTTGGTGATGTTAATTATATGGATAGCACAGGTTTAGGTGTATTTGTTGGTGCGCTAAAATCTTCCAAAGAGCACGGTAGCTCGTTGAAACTAACTGGAATGACTTCGCGCGTACAGCGTCTTTTTGAAATCACTGGACTTGATGAAGTGATCGACATTGAAGACGTAAAGGGGGGATCAAAGTGATAAACATTTCAGATTTTGTTGAAATGAAAATCCCTGCTCAAGCAGAATTTGTTGGTGTAACAAGATTAACGGTTTCTGGAATTGCGAATCGCATGGGCTACTCCTACGATGAAATCGAAGACATTAAAATCGCACTATCAGAAGCATGTACAAACGCTGTTAACCACGCATATAAAGAAGATGAAAAAGGGCAAATCACCATTGGGTTTGGCATTTATGAAGACCGTTTAGAAATGATGGTCCTTGATCGTGGGCAAAGCTTCGACTATACAAAGGTTTCTGAAAAACTAGGACCAGTTGATAGCGAGAAGTCAGTTGAACAACTCAGTGAGGGAGGATTGGGACTCTTTCTGATTGAATCACTAATGGACAAAGTGGAAATCAGTGGAGAGGACGGAGTAGTAGTTATGATGACAAAGTTCCTCCACAGAGATGGGGTGGAAGTAGATGCCGACACAATCTCATCATCCCCGCAATAACAATAACAACGAAGTATATGAGTGGATTGAACAATACCAAAAGGATCCAACAGACGAAGTCGTGCAACTAAAGCTAGTGGAGCGATATCAAGATCTCGTTCAGTCACTCGCCCGTAAATTTTCTAAAGGGAAAAGCATTCACGACGATCTTTCTCAAGTAGGTATGATTGGATTGCTTGCTGCGCTTCGTCGATATGATCCTGAATTTGGTAGGAGCTTTGAATCTTTCGCAGTACCCACAATCGTCGGGGAAATCAAACGATTTATCCGAGACAAAACGTGGAGCGTACACGTTCCAAGAAGGATTAAAGAACTAGGACCTCGTATTAAGAAGGCAGTCGAAGAACTTACTAATGAACTTCAACGGTCTCCAAAAGTTGATGAGCTCGCTGAATATTTAAATGTATCTGAAGAAGAAGTACTTGAGACGATGGAAATGGGCAAAAGTTATCAAGCACTTTCTGTCGATAGTTCAATTGAAGCTGATCAAGAGGGTAGTACGGTCACATTACTCGATCTTGTTGGTGATCAAGAACAAGGATTTGATCTTGTCGACCAGCAGATGCTTCTTAAAAAGGCTTTTGCAGTACTCACAGAACGAGAGCAAGAAATTTTGAACTGTACGTACTTTGAGAATATGAGTCAGAAAGAAACAGGAGAGAAGTTGGGTATCTCACAAATGCATGTTTCCCGTCTGCAAAGAAGAGCCCTAGAAAAATTAAGACAGGCCATTCGAATTGAACCTACGGAGGCATTCTAGTCATGATCCACCATCATGATTTTGAGAAGCTCACTGTTGCTGCGTATCAAAAGCCGAAGGCAGGTAATCAGATGTGCGGGGACAGCTATTTTGTGGCTGAAACATCCGATTATTTCATTTGCGCTGTAGCAGATGGTCTTGGCAGTGGTGACATGGCAAAGGATTCTTCTTTAGCTGCTATTAATGCAGTGAAGGACTATCAAGCAGAAGACGTAGAATCGTTAATGGTACGAGCGAATGAAGAGATGCGAGGAAAACGAGGGTGTGTTCTTTCTGTTTTTAAGCTTGATCTAAAGACGAGGCAACTTGAGTATAGTGGAATAGGGAATATTAATTTGATTATCTATCAACCAGACGGAAAAATTATTCGCCCGATTTCATATTCAGGCTACTTGTCAGGAAAGCTTCAAAAAGTGAAGGTGCAAACCATTGATTACCCTTCAGGTTCTTCGTTCGTCACGTATTCTGATGGCGTTCAAATAAGTTCGAAAAACTATTCGATGATTGCTCGTTTTGATTCAGTGCATGAGTCGTTTCAACATTTAACTGATACGCTTCCGTCTACAAATGATGATATTACTCTTCTTGTAGGGAAAACCGTATAAAAAAGTTCTTCCGTTTCGATATAGGAAGAACTTTTTTTATTTTCATTAAAAAGACATGCACAGGATTAATTGTGGATTTTAGAGGGAAGCTTTTAACAAATCAACTTATCCGGTAAACTGATACTAGTAGAGAAGGCTCTTAAGGAGGAATTGTTTTGGAAATGACAGTAGATCAAAAACAATCGGAACATTTTCGTAAAGTCGCTCAAAATTTGAAGCTTGCTGAACGAAGTGTAAGAGAAGTGATTACGTTATTGAATGATGGGAATACTGTTCCTTTTATTGCGCGATATCGTAAAGAGTTAACAGGCGGGCTTGATGAAGTTCAACTTAGAGATATACAGGAAGCGTGGACATACCTTCAAAATTTGGATCAGCGGAAAGAAGAAGTGATCCGTCTTATTCAAGAGCAGGATAAATTAACCGATGAACTAAAGAAGCAATTAAAAGCTGCTACAAAGCTTCAAGAAATAGAAGATATCTATCGTCCATATAAACAAAAGAAGCGGACAAAAGCTACCATTGCCAAAGAAAAAGGGTTAGAACCTCTTGCCCAATGGATACTGGTAGATGGAAATAGTGATCCATTACAAGTTGCTAATAAGTACATATCAGAGGAAAACGAAGTCTTATCGGTGGAAGATGCGATTCAAGGAGCGCAGGATATCATTGCAGAATGGATTTCTGATGATGCTGAGGCTCGAAAATGGATAAGAGCTAAAACATTACAACATGGACTACTCCAGACGTCTGTTAAATCAGAGGAAGATGACCCTAAACAAATTTTTGAGATGTATTATTCCTATCAAGAGGGCATTTCAAAGATTGTTCCCCATCGTATTCTTGCCATTAATAGAGGTGAAAAGGAAAAAGTTTTAAGAACATCGATCACACCTCCAACTGATTCAATTCACGAGTATTTAAAAAGAAAAACAATTAACAGTCAGCAAAAAAGTTGCGTGACTCTTCTTGAGGAAGCGATTGTTGATGGCTATAAACGTCTTATTCAACCTTCCGTAGAAAGAGAGATACGGAAAGAATTAACGGAGAGAGCTGAAGATCAGGCCATCCACATCTTTTCAGAGAATTTAAAGCATCTTTTATTGCAGCCTCCACTAAAAGGGAAGCGTGTACTTGGTGTGGATCCCGCCTATCGAACAGGATGCAAACTAGCTGTTGTGGATGATACAGGTAAGATGCTAGAAGTATCAGTTATTTACCCAACGCCACCTAAATCAGAAGTAGAAAAGTCAAAAGCAGCTGTCATACAAATGATCAAGAAGTATGACATTGAAATGATTGCGATTGGGAACGGAACTGCATCGCGTGAAACAGAACAGTTTATTGCAGATGTAATTAAAGAAGTTGAAAAAAAGGTCGTTTATCTGATTGTCAATGAGGCGGGAGCAAGTGTTTATTCAGCGTCTGATCTTGCGCGAGAAGAATTTCCGGATCTTCAAGTAGAGGAACGCTCTGCAGTTTCAATCGCACGAAGGGTTCAAGATCCATTGGCTGAACTTGTAAAAATTGATCCGAAATCTGTTGGTGTCGGCCAGTATCAACACGATGTCTCTCAGAAGAAGTTGAATGACCAACTAACTTTTGTAGTAGAAACCGCCGTAAACCAGGTAGGGGTCAATGTAAATACAGCTTCAGTATCTCTCTTACAATATGTAGCTGGTCTGTCTAGAGCTGTAGCAATGAACATTGTGAAGAAACGAGATGAAGAAGGAAAGTTCAC contains:
- a CDS encoding STAS domain-containing protein, which encodes MFDINDHPLPAFLVDEELNILSQSKLATEAFSPRSSFLELVDIDSRTKAAKMLNPLLKETEVELVMGTAQSPYSLFHVYAKWSMSGGGQLVCVRQDERLEKLSKALQKQQERLADTNFDLLDKKEELEAALVKVKKLSSPFLPISASLGIIPLFGELEENLFRVNEHQLLQTLQNGDYERVILDFSGIGEVHASGVLALLSFCSMLEVVGVSPILCGIKPTHARHLANHDFVLNQHFDITGNLKNAVRYYLNDSFM
- the acpS gene encoding holo-ACP synthase: MIKGIGIDMIELDRIKKAIQRNASFAKRILTESELSTYYLLTGHRSVEFLASRFAAKEAYAKARGTGIGKLSWQDICVQKSTEGAPYIETKEENEIVHISISHTKQHAVAQIIIECSSS
- a CDS encoding NAD(P)H-hydrate dehydratase produces the protein MRIVSGEEMYEADRFAMEEIGIAGAMLMENAGKSLFEAMKSKLHKNERIALLIGTGNNGGDGFVLGRYLKEHGYDVDLWLIPPYSKVKGDAKTHLDIFQNLTYTWKPYEDGKAFVESLPEYGIIIDCLLGLGLSGAVRQPYDDVIRQVNQTHATVLSVDLPSGIQANGGYKEECEPIRADFTYTIQCPKLGAFLYPDAEFYGEMEIVDIGLPQAAFSSCDRALWQKSDVHRTLSDRSASSHKGSHGKGLVIGGSRGMVGAPIMTAKAAYRSGAGLIQVSVPEEILSMTAGAVVETIFQGYPSRNGFFSGEVSEDLAPFDGIAVGPGLGRQPGCKQIVETMLATDSLLILDADALYHLAELKERLKAREAPTVLTPHPGEMARLTGLSIKEVQRKRFDISRAFAKEFGVYLVLKGPYTIVTAPDGSQYVNTTGNPALAKGGSGDVLTGMILAFVMHSTSLQEGISNAVYLHGQSADTLVQTAHSTLDVLATDVIATIPTVLHSFLEQHHG
- a CDS encoding outer membrane lipoprotein carrier protein LolA, which translates into the protein MKKFGAVLLIGILIAVLAGCGQKSQEDVVNALDKKLNEMEGYKVNAKMTLETGEEPQRYDVEIWYQKPSYYRVELKNESKEQSQIILRNDEGVFVLTPALNKSFRFQSDWPENGSQAYLYNTLVQDILNDSGAQFEAKENDYVFTTKTNYQNKNLSTQSIQLNKKDLAPEKVTIMNQDQKPLVDIEFSDMKFNASFDKGAFDMERNMTAAQLEVPVLATTNEPFEVVYPMYEPQGTGLTDEKEVATNKVMLSFTGEKSFTLIEEKSEAAVETSAPVNVSDGQPIDLGFTMGVMTDTTVSWHHNGVDFFLASDDLSQEEMAAVARSVYGMTEIK
- the alr gene encoding alanine racemase, whose translation is MDNQVFYRGTWAEVDLDAIEQNVKSYKRYVSDEVGIMAVVKANGYGHGAVAVAEKALHAGAEYLAVAILDEAIALREAGIQSPILVLGWVPPIYAKVAAMNEITLTVFQEKWLEEAFGVLDGMILNVHLKIDTGMGRLGIKEKKEAKQIIECLNTYASFHIEGFYTHFATADEPSNSFIETQIEKFEDITSFLKENGLQPKWIHLGNSAGSLRVPERIGNLIRLGISMYGLSPSQEMKPILPFALKPAFCLYSQLVHVKKMRAGEPISYGSTYHAAEGEWIGTIPIGYADGWIRKLGKAYVLVNGERAPIVGRICMDQFMVRLPSQVEIGTKVTLIGTEGAEEITIDDIAERLETINYEIPCMIGPRVPRLFRENGEKKGVMNTILKK
- a CDS encoding CopG family ribbon-helix-helix protein, whose product is MFVSEANKKSIVVTLPQHILNEVDGIIQQEQLDRNEFISQATTMYIRERKKRQIRDAMRQGYMEMAKINLNLAAEAFLVEEEAEHTVDRLVSGV
- the ndoA gene encoding type II toxin-antitoxin system endoribonuclease NdoA, which produces MIVKRGDVYFADLSPVVGSEQGGVRPVLIIQNDIGNRFSPTVIVAAITAQIQKAKLPTHVEIDAKRYGFERDSVILLEQIRTIDKQRLTDKITHLDEGMMQRVQEALQISLGLIDF
- a CDS encoding rhomboid family intramembrane serine protease, whose amino-acid sequence is MFVRNEDFRSFIRYYPIISILIGIHILLFVLVNLFGMFSILRLGVGYNRAIELGEYWRLITPIFLHGGFAHVLFNSFSLYLFGPALEQMLGKAKFLIGYFGAGIIANIATFYLQDSNFSHVGASGAIFGLFGIYFYMAFYRKELIDQANSQLILMILGIGLVMTFISPNINILGHLFGFIGGAALAPILLIGAKPFINRGIVRVRRTADSGEIRFKPNRWQRRKIRTGPSGGGKIIWGIFIGLVILGFIARYL